The DNA segment ACGACTGCATAGAGTTCAACGAGAGGTTCAGGTACATAGACACGGCTTCCGACATAGCGTTCCTAGCAATGGACCTCGACTATAACGGCTGCCGCGGGCTCTCGCGGTTTATCGTCGATGAAGTCGCGCGCTTGATGGACGACCCAGGCATTTACGGCGTCATCGACTTCTATAAATGCTACAGGGCCTACGTCCGGGGCAAGGTCGAGAGCATCAAGGCATTCGAGCCCGAGGTCCCGGAGGACGAGAAGGCGCTCTCCCTTGAGAGGGCAAAAAAATACTTCGGGCTCGCCCTCAGATACGCCCTCTTCGGCTCGGGTCCCGCGGTCGTCGTCACGTTCGGCGTCATAGGCTCGGGAAAGTCCACGCTCGCCGCTGCTCTCGGGGAGGAGCTCTGCTCGGCCTTAGTCTCGTCTGACGCCGTGAGGAAGGAGATCACCGGGACTCCGCCTGGGGAGAGGAGATACGAGGGGTGGGAAGGCGGCATATATACTAGCGCGATCACCGAGAAGACTTACAGGGAGATAATAAGACGCGCTCTCGGCGAGGCGGAAAGGAATATGACAGCCGTGCTCGACGCGAGCTTCTCAAAGCGCAAGTGGAGGGAATTCCTCATAGGCGAAGCCGCGTCAAAGGGCATGGACGTCTATTTCGTCAGGACTACGGCGCCCGTTGAGGAGATAGAGATGAGGCTTCTCCGGAGGGAGAGAGAGGGAGCGGCCCTATCCGACGCAACCGCGGCCATACTGCCGAGGTTTTTAGCCGAGTGGGAGGAGCCCGGCGGGATGGCGAAAGGGTATTATTTCATGGCGGATACGGCAAGACCAGGAGACGAGGTCCTCGATGCGTTATTCAAAGAGATCATAGAGACTGGGGGCCTCCGCCGGGCAAAACCGTAGCCGCGCCGCGCGAAGCCGGACGCAACGGTCGTTATATCCCCCTGTTTAGTCGTCTTGTCCTGTGTATAACGTTATGGCCGATACAAGAGAGCCCTGGAACATATCTCAGGAGAATGTACTGACCGCTCTCGGGGTCTCGCCGGGCGATGGGCTCGCCCGCGGGGAAGCCCTCGCGCGTCTGAAAAAATACGGCCCTAACCGCCTCGTCGAAGCGAAGCCCAGGAGCGCCCTCTCGATTCTGCTCGCCCAGTTCAGGAGCCTCATAGTCCTCCTTCTCCTGGCGGCCGCCCTGCTCTCATTCGCATTCGAAGACTGGCCCGAAGGTACGGCCATTGCCGTCGTAATCTTGCTTAACGCCGCGATCGGGTTCCTCACGGAGATAAGGGCCGTGAGGTCCATGGAGGCCCTCTACAGGCTCGTCCGCGTGGAGGCGACCGTGCTCAGGGACGGGACAGCATCCGTCGTCCGCGCGGAAGAGCTCGTCCCCGGGGACATCGTAATACTGGAGGCGGGAGACATAGTGCCGGCCGACATCAGGCTCATAGAGGCGTCAAGGGTTGAGGCGAACGAATCCTCGCTCACGGGCGAATCTATCCCGGTAAGGAAAAACACCGACACGATCGCCGGGGAAGCGCAGCTCTCCGAGCGGACGAACATGGCGTTCATGGGCACAGCGCTCACTAAAGGCTCGGGCAGGGGCGTCGTCACGGCCACAGGGACAAATACCGACCTCGGGAAGATAAGCGTCCTCGCCGAGAAGGCGGGACACGACAAGACTCCGCTCGAAAAGAGGCTCGACAGGCTCGGGAACAGGCTCATCTGGGTCACTCTGCTCCTGGCTTCGGCCGTCATCATTGGTGGCGCGCTGACAGGGAGGGATCTCCTCCTAATGATAAAGACGGGGATAGCGCTGGCCGTGGCCGCCATACCCGAGGGCCTCCCGGTCGTCGCCACGATAGCTCTCGCGAGGGGCATGGTCAGGATGGCTCGGAGGAACGCGCTCGTGAACCGCCTTAGCGCGGTCGAAACGCTCGGCTCGACGAACATCGTCTGCACGGACAAGACGGGCACGCTGACCGAGAACAGGATGACCGTGGAGAGGATAGTTACTGAAGGCGTCCTGCTCGGGTTCACGGGCGAGGAAGGGAAATTCCTCGT comes from the Thermodesulfobacteriota bacterium genome and includes:
- a CDS encoding AAA family ATPase, which produces MPGSQNLNRQDLIEFLLEPSSYPHRPSGVTHLQTHISDVFIAPPYVYKIKKPVDLGFLDFTTLEKRKHFCTVEVELNRRLCSGVYLGVETITFSEGRLALGGSGEAVEYAVRMKELPESGFLLNMLGRGGIGEEDMRRLARRLVDFYASQPRSDEIATYGQPWRIRVNIDENLSLTGRFVGVTISRPAYEAVRYFNERFFGENRETFLKRIEDGFIKDCHGDLHLDHININPEGICIYDCIEFNERFRYIDTASDIAFLAMDLDYNGCRGLSRFIVDEVARLMDDPGIYGVIDFYKCYRAYVRGKVESIKAFEPEVPEDEKALSLERAKKYFGLALRYALFGSGPAVVVTFGVIGSGKSTLAAALGEELCSALVSSDAVRKEITGTPPGERRYEGWEGGIYTSAITEKTYREIIRRALGEAERNMTAVLDASFSKRKWREFLIGEAASKGMDVYFVRTTAPVEEIEMRLLRREREGAALSDATAAILPRFLAEWEEPGGMAKGYYFMADTARPGDEVLDALFKEIIETGGLRRAKP